AAGCTAAGTTGTGTCCAATCCCTTTAGACCCTCTTCTGACTCAAAATGTGTAACAGATGTTTCAACGTCAAGATCCTGTCACATTGCTTGATCTGATAACAGCTGAgtaaaatcattatttattattgattgAATAATTTTGAACAAGAATTTATCATGTGCCAGAAACTATCaggtttttgaaatatttctgtgtaatACCATAATGAAGAGATCAGGTGCATATTTCTTTACCTTGGGGAAATACTAACTCTAAAACTTTGACAAAATCTTGTTTTGTCGgactaaatatgcaaaagttATGCCTGGATCAAGCTGGTTTTCAAACTCGAACTTTTATCCACATCAGACAGATATTTGAAGCAGATATCAGAATTCATGAAACCGATAAATACGCAAAACATGCACAGATCTGGCTGGTTTTCAATCTTGATTTGAGGTTACATAAAATGAACCTGCACAAAATtctaaatcaaaatcaaaccaaTATTTGGAGCAGTCACATGCACTGCATGAAAACCACCGCCCACAGAGAATCTATTGAATTCAGTTACCCGAAATATCCAAAACTTCTGTACATGCACTAGGCTGGTTTTTTGAACATGGTTCACAATGTGAAGCTGCATAccttttatcaaaatcagacattACACAATGATTAGCTGGCTTACACTAGTTTAAGCCTCAAACACCATCtccactgtatttcacctttcagaagcacataaatgtctaaaaatgataatttaatgtcaacacttaaaaacttttctgataggaaattaatcaaactttgaTATTTTCCATTGCCATATAACTATTTCtgataataaattaatcaaatttcacaaagtcCTCCCATGAGGTGGATGACtgtcaaaatcaagcaaaatttttcaatggaaaaatgttaaacttaaggtgaaatacagtactggTAATTACCTAAGGCTGTGTCTTCAACTCCCTCTGAAGTTATCATCTCTTGACCTGTGTCTTCCACTCACAAACTAAGCCATCTCTGTCAGGATCTAGCTTCAACATCTCTCTTGGTTTCCACATCTCTCACAGCTAAACAGAAAACTCCTGACCTGGCTGGCCTGCAGTGAACATAAGTAAAAGAATTAATGCTTCCTTATAGGTACAATAGGCCATACGTTATACCTGTACAAAGGCAGCATTTTAGTGATTTTATATTGAAATATAACTCACAGGCAAagccttcaaaaaaaaaaaaccaaaaaaaaaaacaccttctTCAGGACAAAGTGGTTTCTGCTCTACTCATTGTCATTCATCCTCGAATATTAATTGAATGTGTTCCTATCTGACTAAAATTCCTTACATGTGCAATGGTTTTGATTGAAagttagcaaaaaaaaaaaaaaaacacttggtGAGGATTAGGCCAATCACACTAgattcctggtttcctctcatcaccCACCATTTTATCACCACCATTTTATCTGGGCCACCATACTGGaattcattatttcattgtttcccACATTTCAACAGGTGAGATTATGATAAAATAGTAATCACAGCCAAAATATTGATGATGATATTCTGATAGGGAACAAGAAATCAAGTGACACTTGCCTTATGTTGAGCTCTTATGTCCGAGACACTGGAAAGATGGCAATTATATCCATGTGTTCAAGTTTGTGGCTTTGTAAATTACATAAAGGTAAAATAATAGTATATTTAATGACGTATACTATGATCTATCACATGTGTATTTTCTCGTTACAAGTATGGCTGAATTtccagaaataaaatatacacatttaatacacactattttacatgtattttaactaaATGACCAGTTTACATGAAATGTTAGTTTTAATAATTCAAGCAATTATTCATGTGTATTCAAGAAAATTCTATGATATTGTGGTTGTTGGTTGTCATGCTTGAgtagtttttaaaaatttcatgatATTCTTGCGGAAAGTCCAAGAAACAGGCAGTATTGAGCCTACTTAATAGCTGTTTACTGTCACGATTTCATGTCAGTACTAGAGATTCAATACTCTTGCGAAGACCATAGCCTACCCTCTTCAAATGTTGCTCTAAGCTTCTTATGCAGGATCCTACTTTTGACATTAAACTTAAGCAATTATAAAACATTCATACTGTATAGGCTGGCTGATCAGGCTCTTTGAAATTGGTTAAAGGTGTCAATtacaaatgcatattttatttcattaataatttttaaataattatttaatagactatatctgtttttttgttttctttcttaattttatttaaaaaaaaaactaaatgaacAACTTTTTAATGGGCAAAAGGATCACTGATTTCCCTATTTCATCAAATAAAGTATACCACCTTGGCTTATTTGATATTCTGACATGGGGCCTACCGGTATTCATCGGCCATTCAACAGACCAGGTAGGCCCAATAGACTATGACACTGACAGATGTTGAAGAAGTAGGGAGATCACTTAGCTAGTAGAATTATATGAAGTGCTCGCCATAATGTATAGATTTGCAAAATAATGTCATgaataaattaagtaaatatgATGATCCAGATGAGAACTTCAGCACGGGCTATCTCTTATCTCAGGGGTCACAATTTCAGACAGGCTACCGACATACCTACCGTCAGTCATCTAACTAAACTTAGACCATGGAGGTAGAACATGAAGAACGGAATCTACAGCCATGCTTACAGACGCATTACGGTAAAAAGTCCATAAGGCTTAGAGGTACTGGCGCATTCCtaataaaatttgtttcagGCAACAACTCCCTTTTCTTAACAAGACTTCGCGGCtaccaaaacaacaacaactacatatAGTCTGACTACAGTCGTGATGAATACCGTCAACCTGTTCCGTAAGTATTGTTCAATGATACCCGAGTATCATGAGCATAACGACATCTGTATTATGCTAttgtaacacaccaatcacagTGATGGTTTCACTTTTGTCCAACTTTACCATCAATACAAGCATCAGCAACTTACATCATTCTCACCTGTGGTGTTGTGTGCAACGAGAATGTAACTCCGCTTCATCATCTGAATTAAACAGAGTAGCCTCCCCTTGTTCAAGAAAATCCCTTCCAAAGACAAAATTACAGTATTGGTTCTTGTAATTCATTGCTACCCTTCTTTCACGCAAggaaacatgtgaaaataaaggTGAGCTTTATTATTTCTGTAAAAACTCACCTATAATAAAAGAAACTCAGGAAACACTGCTCTTGCTGAACTATGGATGGATATGGATGTTTACCTTTGGGATTTTAAACGTCAGCTCTGCTCTGAAACGCTATGCATTGTAAAGGAATAACTAGACGGCCTGGGGAGGTTAGTGATcgactgttttccgaaattttacaatgGTTCCTTAAGGGGTCAATGAGGGCTATCCATGATTATGCGACCACCAGCAAGAATAAGCATCCAGGGCTAGTGACAAATAACGGTCCCGTTCGCCAGGTATACCGCACCTGAGAAGCCTCCTTTCAAAGCTGGTGCTATTGTAACccaagctaagctggacgtccCTACagtaacgcccagcttcggtcgTGAAGAtttccacgcggacaatttcactaagaaaaaagaaatgattgAGCTATTTGCTTCAGCCATGACCtctgtcaaataagtgaaatatcactaGGTTCTCGCGCTAACATGAATAAAATACAGTGTAATGCTCGTGCTCACTCTATGAGGAATAGCATTATTCGAAGATAAACACTTTTTATGTACTACATCTCTTTATTGAATGTTATATCTGACACATCTTTGGTACCGGTACATGGTGagtaaaaaatgtttaaattccgATCTCACATTCCGTTAGTTGATTGCTGATGAACTGTTTGAAGCTTTCCGTCGAAAACCGACAATTGCCGAAGATAAAGGCTGATCCAGACCACTTCAGGATCCATTGTAAGTCGCAAGTGCAttcgatgttgttgttgctaagGTCAAGAATTTGAGTTGCCGAGGACAGGTGGGTGACAGCTTTAGGGATGTTTGTCAAACTTGTGTTGCTCAGGTCTAACTGATTCAAGTAACTCGCGGAAGCAAAAACAAAGTCGTAGACGTAAACAATGGGGTTGCCGGCAAGTCGGAGACTCAGAATGTGTGGCAGACTGTCCAAGTCGCCCCTCTCTAGTGTAGAAATTTCGTTATTAGACAGGTCCAAGTGCAGCAGTTTAAGCAGGGATCTTAGTGATGATGGAACCTGTTTGAACCCGTTGCCGGCCAAGTTCAGCGTTTTCACCGTTGTGTTTCGCGGAAGTGAATCATCGGCTATGAACTTCAGATCTGGATTGCCTGAAACCTGAACATACAGTAGACcagaaaatgtatgaaaaatcTCGGGAAAGCGGGAGAGCCCAACGTCGTGCAGCGTCAAGTTCTTCACACCCGACATTGGCTGCTGGCAGTATGGAACGGGAGAGTAATGAGCGGAACCACGATGATGAGACATCTCCAAGGCTTGTAGTCTTGTCAGGTGACAAACAGCATCGGGAAAGCGCAACAAACCAGTGTCTGAGAACGTTAGGTTGAGCAAACTGTGCTCAAATCCATGGAAGGCCGTATCAGGAATGGTTATTAGTTTTTCATTGGACACCATGAGGTATTTAAGACGGCGTAAAAAGCGAAGCTGCTCTGGCCATTCAGACAATCTCCCAATTCCCACGGAGAACTTTTCCAGGGTGTCTCctaatgtaaacattgtacCACCATCCAAGGCTTTCGCGTCATTAACGGTCAATTCCGTGATGTTCACACCTTGCAAAGCTTGTCCAAAATTTACATCTGTCGGATTATCTCCGAGGTATAAGTTCACATTGACATTGGCGAGTGCAGAAAAGCCACCAGGCTCAAATGTGATGGTGGTGCTGCTTCCGTTCAAGGCGATGAAAAGTTCCCTACCTGTCACCAGGTTGGCGAAGTCCCCTTTCTTGATGGAACTAATTCGGTTGCCGTCGAGGAAGAGCCTGTTGTATTCCCTGAAGGTGGATCTGAATGTCGGCACCGTAGATAATCTGGCATTGGAACAGATGATGTCCGCACCCTTACACGCACAAACGCTTGTCGATGTCGCACATTCGTCTTGGTTGGAAACAAATCCCTCACTGTACATCACTAGCACAAACAACAGCACCAGTAACATCTGAAATTAGTCCAAATCAAACGTGTTTGTTTgtcaaaaatcacattttttggATTGTTTACTCATTCACAACACTGGTCAGGGAGATGGAAACGTGATAGAGAAGTGAACAAACCTTCGAAACTTTTCTGTGTACTGAGCTTGTGAGGATGTTAAGCTAAGGtttaacaacaaatatatggaacTAGAACAGGCTCGAAAAGACACGAGTATGAATAGGTTTCACATTGCTAGTGATGAACAAAGCGACAAAAATACTTTGTACACAATGACTTATTCACAGGCTTTCGGAAGAGACTTCTCCCATCATCAGGTGTAGTGGCAAATGCAAAAAAGTGGCAATAATGTGACATTATATGTCGGGTGaccataaaaaaatgggccgtacttcaGTATCTCaagtcagcttctaaaaatttacacactcaaaagccattatatCCTGAATATAcaaaccaaatttcaatttcaccCTGTAAGATTTCTGTCCATGGGATCAAAATAGAGTCTCCTGACAGATggtgcaatgtgggtcaccggaaggTGCGTTTTTGaggatgttttcattttaaccctgtgtacagactactcaagctatgaccttgaaaactggtcagtatagTAACAAAATCTTGCCATTTGAATgcctaaagtttgaaagggtttgaagaCAGGACAATGGaacaatgcagcatcaaagtacggcccactTTTTATGCTCTCCCGATATACAGCTtggaaatgataaaaaaacacatcaaagcATACAGCTGAGCTATAGTCACCTGAGTGAAACAATAACACAGGGTTTACAATTCAggatacaaaagaaaaacaagggtatgtacagagaaaacaaattcaCGTTTGTCATCTTTATGTATattgtcttgaaaaaaaaatgactgtaaGTCCTTTTCCGAGAGGAGAGGTTGAAAATAGTGTTGGGTAAGTTCTGCGTTGTTCTGTCGAATCCCAAGTTGCGGAGTTTTTCATTGTGAGTTTTATCGATTACCTACAATGGACTTTACTTTCTTTCTAACTGCTTAAGGAGTATTGACACTCAAACTGAATTTGAAGCTCTGTTTTAAAACCTGATAAAACACATGTGAACTCACTCCACCAAGTTGAGAATAAAATTGAAACTAATATCAATATGTACGAAATGTTTGTATCGGCTTCTTCTGGGCGAAAAGCAACTTCGATCTACAAAAACGACGAAATCAAGACCCTGAGAAACCTTAGGAGAGATAAATCTATTGTTGTGATAAAGCACGTCAAAGCAGGTAACGGCGTTGTCATTGTCATGGACAGAAAGGATTATCTtaacaaaatggaaaaaatgatgAACGATCAATCCAAATTCAAAAAGATTCCCATCAATACCACTGTCGCCAAAGAGGAAAGTGTACAGAACTTCCTCTACAATTTAAAGCGCCAAGATGTCATCTCTAATAAACTCTGTGAACAACTAAGACCAGTAGGTTCTCGTATTTTAGTTCGCTAAGGATTCTATCATTATTTTGTCCTGTTCTATCATTATTTGATAGCTACAATTACAAATTGGCCAAATATTCAGCTGATCTCCTGAAAGAAACTAGCTATCATTTCACCACCATCAAAGACAGTTTCTCATTCTGTAAATGGCTGCACGCGATGAACAATGAACTTCATGCAAAATTCCTATGCAGCTTTCATGTTTCAAATCTGTTTACCAACATTCCTGTGAATCAAACTATCAACACAGTATTGGACTGTGTCACTCCCAAGTCAGGCtcagtttttcattcattcaacagaAGACAGGTTAAAAGAGCCCCACAATTATGTACCAGTAATGTGACTTTTAAATTCATTGATTGTTACTATGAGCAAATTGATGGGGTCGCAAAAGGGTCACCTCTTGCCCCTGTTATGGCTAATTTCTTCATGAACTTTTTCTACCATCAATTTGTAGGCCTTACTTTCGCACCTACTGAATACAAACGATATGTTGACGACACTTTCTTGGCTTTCAGAGAAGATGATGCCAACAAATTTCTCGCACACCTTAACTCATGTCACCCTAGCATCAAATTAACATCAGAATCTGAATCTAACCAGACTCTTCCTTTCCTAGACATTCTCATCTCAAAGGCCAACTCCACAATTGACACTATTATCCAGAAGAAACCCACTAACACTGGACTTTATACCAGGGAGAGTAGTTTCACACCCAAAATCCACAAAATCAACTCATCCGGACATTACTTCGCACATCTTGGCAGATATGCAGCTCGTATAAAACTCTTCACTCACAATTACAACAGCATGAATTCTCACAGCATACAATTGACCAAACCATCAAACATTTTCTAGACAATAAATTCAAACCTACGGTAGAGagataaagaaaacaatttggCCCTGATAAGAACTTATCTATCCTAAATTACCATATCTCGGACCAATCACAAACCAGCTTCGTATTGACCTGAAAACTCTTAACAAGCTCATTCACTGTaccaaaattgttttaatttccgaaaataaatgtgacattggctctttctttccttttaaaGACAGAAAGGATCGTGGACTCAGAAGTAAAGTTGATTACAAAATCAACTGTGGGGAATATTCCGAAAGCTATATCGGCAAAATATAGACACTTAAAAGAAAGGTTACTTGAACACGGCGTCAGCAAttctaaatataaattttcGGCCGTAGGTGACCACTACCTCAAAAGCGTGTATAGTCCATATAAACTCACACACAAAACCCTTGTTAACAGTTCAACCGATTtcatacagagagtaaaacagtCAATGTATATAGCCAAACACAAGCCTTCCCTGAACAACTTGATCTTCTCAGCaccattatttttattcaatgctTAGAAATGATTGTGGCCTCCGGGTTCTGATCTGTCACTACACGCGACCACAGCTCAGTTGCAtgcttttatgtgtttttgtcatttccacGCTGTATATATACCATGTCACATTATTATCACTTTACAGTTTGCCACTACACCTGATGATGGGAGAGGTCTCTCCCTAACGCGTATGAATGAGTCATTATGTACAAACTgttttttgtcgttttgttCATCACTAGCATTGTAGAACAAGCTCTGGGTCCGGTTTTCATCCACTGCTAAGTCTGATCACTGCCGTAAAGACGAAGACTTAACATGGGATGTGAAATTTAGGTGAAAGAAATAcctatttgactgatgttttatgacTTTCTTGAGATTATTTTATGCTTGAGAAGACGGAAAGTCTTAACACAATCGGACTGATCATCGTAAAGTGTATATACTTTATACAACTCACCCAACCAGAATTTTTCCCGCGTTTTCCGATACAATGTGGTAGGGTGTTCTCTTTGTGCCATTAAAAAGCAATGCTCAAGGGAATTAAAAGTCGACGTCGCATTTGAAAAGAAGACTTCTACGTTGAGCATCGAGTTTTTGGAGGTTTTGGAGGTTTTTTGCAAATCCATTTAAATCTCAACgtcgcgttttttttttcttttacaagtGACACAGACACAACATCATACTATGAACACTTTAACCACTAGGCCAAAAGCAGCTAAGCTGCTTTAATCTATGCCAACAGCTGCATAAGGTAGCAAACTTTCCGACTGCAAAAGCTTCCAGTTGAAGTTTATGGTGACGTTTGTAATGAAGAACGATTGGTGATGTCTGgattatatattcattttaatgtgtttatCAACAGTAACATACCTTGGACCTCTGTCCTCTTTCCAGTGAGAAATATTGTGACGAGCAGTGCACCTGTTTCCCAAAGTCTCTCTCGTAGAATGGTTTGGTGTGGACGTATTCTTACACCAATTATACATGACCTTATCTGTGCCAGTGCATTAAGTGTGGAAGACCTTTTGAACCTTCACCGCCACCTAGTATGTCCTTCCAGCCAGAAATCTCTCAACCAGCTGCCCGGCTGCTTATCTCCCAGACGCTCACAGGATTACCTGGCAGTATATCGTTATCTGTCTGAATGTATTAGTGTGAGAAATCTTCTGAACCATGTCTGAAACCGTTTTAACCAGCTGTTGTTCGCCCTGGCTTCCAGAATCACCACTCTGCctcaaactttttaaaaagaTCAGccttaacttcaaaacagtttaatgCGCTAAATTGTGAcataaacttttattttaaaactaacAGTCGCTTTGTATTTAAGTATctcaagttaagactaagtctggCTTAAGTATGAGGCAGCTTCGTAATCCTGAGGCCAGATGCTCACAGAATGATCCTCTTGGAAATTACATTATGGcaatattttattgattctATTGTTATTATAAGGTGACGTGATCATGTTGAAGGGAACAATCATTCCTGAATTGAGAGTATCTGTGAAAATCAGCAAGAATGATGTTTCCAATtgcaaacaaaaagaaatcacATTCGAACCACACGCGCTCAACTTTTGCAAGCATTGTGTTAGTGAATTAAGGTGCGCTGGTATTtaaccgatatatatatatatatatatatatatatatatatatatatatatatatatatatatatatatatatatatatatatatatcaagccGTTTTTACAATGTTGTTTCAAGCCTCTTTCTCACCTTCAAGATATCCACCAAAATGCGAGGAACTAAGTGTCCAGACATAAAGATCGTGGAACATGTGCCCTAGTGGATACAGGCCGTCGTGGACCAGAAGATGGCAATACTAACGATGTGACAATAGCACTACATGCTTCACCTGAACTACAGATTGGTACGATGTCAAGAAGAATCAGCCATGATGAACGGAGATCACACCAAAAATAAGCAAGATGCTGATGTGATGTTCTATAAAGTGACCTGAGATCGATTTAAAGCGTCAATACACCAATACGATGTATACGTACTACGCTTAATCAAAAATTACCACAATGTAGCAAGATGGATGACGATGTGTCTGCGACCACGACGGCCACGACGTGAACCTAACTTCTATCGCGTGAAATGTGAGTACAAACACAGGTTTGGTGACATcttctttatgttgaattatgCTGTTGGGTGCTTCTGTGAAATTTGTAGGAGGTGCGGATCCTCCCAAGATGATCGATCAAGAACACTCAGGACCAGGGACTGAATCTTACATAGTGGTTTGCTGTAGCGACGCTATCAATACGCCCAGGCTGGAAGGGCGTGCTACAATAAGGCACCGTCATGACATTTCCCAGATAATCTCTGAACTGCAACGTTCTAtcccaagcaaacaaacattCCTTTAGCCGTGGGTTATCTGAGTTTCATGTTAGAAAGCAGAAGAATAAGGTAGGGTAGATGGAGACAGAAAATCCCTATGTACGCAGATATGAAGAGCCGCAGTGGgggtgtgtttttatttatttttccacTTAATTCCTGTTCGTGCACACAAATATTCTATCCACCGTAGAACGCATTTCAAACAGATATGGTCCTGTTAAagttcaccggttacgtgtgatgaTTTAATCTAACTACACACAGTggccgctgctctggttatacTCTTCATAGCTTTCTATACACTTTCTCAAACCAAATCAGGGAAGGCAGTGTGAGATTTGACATCTGTTCACTAATGCAAGGTGAAGAACAACCACGCATCTCCgactcacttggtttgttctttgtacatgtgtgtaggggggtTCCAGTCAGCAGGGGCCCAGGAAAGGGCCGGTAATGGgcaattattattatatttcagTGACTTCTTTATTCTTTGTTCGTGATAATCCTTAAATACTAGCATTGAGCGTTATTAAGGATTGAGCACAAAGAATAGAGATTAAAGCGTGACGCTATACCCAGAGACAGATGTCATTTttctcaacaggctgttatgTCGAGTGGGgctaatttattttattttttaacactCCTTAATACTGTTTACAGTGGACGTGCCTCTCTCTACGTTGGCTTCAGCTTTCTGCCACCACTAGTACATTTTGTACAGTAATATGctgtattttttcaaaattgttttatgtttgaATTCTCAAATAACGCCTTTAATTCAATCATGGTAACATGTGTAATTTCTAACAGACAGTGGAACGTGATTCAGTGGTGACAATAACGTGAGCAAATCGTGATGTCAAATTCAGTATATACGTCAAATGTGGGAAAATAAGGTTATCAATGACCTGTCACTGTTACCTGTCAATTACCCGCGCACTCCGTTTGCATCCACTGATAAAACTAACTGAAATCGTGTataactgaaactttcatgagtatgacgttaagcaacaatgaaataaagaaagaaagaaataaaaaaaaattctttccaTGTTTCAATGATTaggtttttgtttaaaatagtaAATGTTAGCATACCTTTGCcataaaaaagttttcagtttcattttccaGGGTACTGGTAGTACTCATTTGTTTTCCTGTAAGTGTTATATCTCTTAGTTATTGTCAAAATGGCTATTAAATGATACCAAGA
Above is a window of Liolophura sinensis isolate JHLJ2023 chromosome 7, CUHK_Ljap_v2, whole genome shotgun sequence DNA encoding:
- the LOC135470854 gene encoding protein slit-like — its product is MLLVLLFVLVMYSEGFVSNQDECATSTSVCACKGADIICSNARLSTVPTFRSTFREYNRLFLDGNRISSIKKGDFANLVTGRELFIALNGSSTTITFEPGGFSALANVNVNLYLGDNPTDVNFGQALQGVNITELTVNDAKALDGGTMFTLGDTLEKFSVGIGRLSEWPEQLRFLRRLKYLMVSNEKLITIPDTAFHGFEHSLLNLTFSDTGLLRFPDAVCHLTRLQALEMSHHRGSAHYSPVPYCQQPMSGVKNLTLHDVGLSRFPEIFHTFSGLLYVQVSGNPDLKFIADDSLPRNTTVKTLNLAGNGFKQVPSSLRSLLKLLHLDLSNNEISTLERGDLDSLPHILSLRLAGNPIVYVYDFVFASASYLNQLDLSNTSLTNIPKAVTHLSSATQILDLSNNNIECTCDLQWILKWSGSAFIFGNCRFSTESFKQFISNQLTECEIGI